GCAGCCTTTACATATTGCCCTTTTGCTGATTTATCATTTAATTCTTTTCCATCTAATTGAAGAATATTTTCAGAAATAATTTGAGAAAATTCCGCATAAAAATAAATTGTATGTTTTTTTGCCCAACCGCTTGAAGTTCGGTATCCTTCTATTTTATTGTTATCAATAATTTTTATATAAGTTTCTATAGCTGCATCTTGAATTCCATGAACTAAATCAATAATTAAATTTCCGGAATTTTCTGAAAATTTATATTTATGAATTCCAGATCTTTTAGATGTAGTTAATTCTACACCTACTTTGTAATCTTCAAGAAAAACCGAATAATATCCGGGAGAAGATTTTTCTGTTGATTGATTAAATCTTGATCGATATCCTTCATCCGGATTTTCTTTACTTCCGGCATTGAACTTAACATCGCCGGTAACTGGCATAAAAAGAATATCTCCGTAATCTCCAACTCCGGTACCGCTTAAGTGAGTATGACTAAATCCCATAATTGAATTATCACTTGCATGATAACCCGAACACCAATCCCAACCTTCGGTTCCGGTATCCGGACTTAACTGCATCATTCCAAATGGTAAACTTGCACCCGGATATGTATGCCCGTGTTCTGCAGTACCAATAAAAGTATTTACATATTTTGTATAATCAGTTTGAGCATAAATTAAAGTTGAAAAGAAAAAAGTAAAATATATTTTAATAAATATCTGTTTCATTTAAATTCCAAATTCATGTGTCGAAATATTTTTAAATAAACTCTAAATCAATAATTAAGTTTTAGTAAGTGAGGTTTTGTTTTATATAACGTTAAAATCAATTCACCAAATAAAGTATTTGCCCATGCAAACCAAGCTCTTGTAAAATTATTTGGATCATCTTTATGAAATGTTTCATGCATAAATCCAGTACCGCCATGTGTTTTCTTTAATATTGCTAAACAGTTTTTAATTTCTTCTTCATCGTTTGAAGTTAAAGCTCTCATTGTAATTGCCAGAGGCCAGATCATATTTAATCCAACATGTGGTCCTCCAATTCCTTCGCCAAATTTTCCTTTAAAGAAATATGGATTATCGTCGCTTAAAATAAATTTACGTGTGTTTTGATAAACTTCATCATCATGATTTATTCCTCCTAAATATGGAAGAGCTAATAAACTCGGTATGTTTGCATCATCCATAAATAACATATTTCCATACCCGTCAATTTCAAAAGCATAAATTTTGCCATAATTTAAATGTTCTTTCACAGAATATTTACTTATACTTTCTTCAAGTTCAGATTTTAGATTTTTAATTTCTTCTATAATTTGATTATTTGTTATAACACTTGAAAAAATTTCTTGTAATTGTTTCAAGGATTGCAATGCAAATAAATTTGATGGTACCAAATAACTATAAATTGTAGCATCGTCAGATGGTCTAAAACTTGAGTTAATCATTCCGTTTGGTTTAGTCGGATTTCCATACCCGCCAAGCGGTACAGTATCAGTAGCAACGGCGGAAACTCTTTGAAATTTATAAGGTCCTAAATTATCTTTTCTTTGTTGCTCTTTAAAAGTTTGCAGAATTAATTTAACTGCTTTTACCCAATCTTCATCGAAAACAGAAGTATCATTTGTTTCTTTCCAATAACCATGGGCTAAACGAATTGTATAACAAAGTGAATCTATTTCCCATTTTCTTTCATGGAGTTCCGGTTTCATATCAGTTAAATCTGATTGCCAGTAACTTCCTTCATTACTGTAATTAAATGCATTTGCATAAGGATCAATCAGAATACATTTTGTTTGTCTATTTATTACACCGGCAAGAAGTTTTCGCAAAGTTTCATCATTTTTTACAAGAGATAAATAAGGCCAAACTTGTGCAGATGAATCACGAAGCCACATTGCATTAATATCACCGGTAATTACAAAAGTATCGGGTTTACCGTTTTTAATTTCATGTTTAACAGTTGTATCTAAAGTATTTGGGAAACAATTTTCAAACATCCAAGCAAGTTCTTCATCCGCAATATTTTTCTTAACTTCGACAATCGTTTTTTCAACTGCATCACTTACAAATTTTCTTTCACTTATTTTTGGTCTATGCGAAATAAATTTTTTTTCTGCAAATAATTCGGACGTCATTCCAATTCCTAAAATCGAAACTCCGGAAATTGTTGCAGTATTTTTAATAAATTTTCGTCGTGATATTTTATTGTTCATATTTAACTCGATTTATTTTATAGATTGTTTTAATTCACATCGAACTTTTAATTCTTTTGTTAAACTATTCTAAATCATTCAATATTGATATTGCATTTTTATGAATTTCCAAAATATTTTTTTGCGAAAATTCTTCAATTTGTTTTAATGCTTTCTCTTTATTTTTAGAATATTTATTAAGAATTTCATTCTCAAAAATTTTTGTTTTTCTAATGATATCTTTTTGTAATAAATTATTTCGATTTTTTATTTTGGGAAAGTTTGATGAAAAATCTTTTCCAACAAATTCATTTGCAGAAACAAAATCCCAATAAACATGATCAGATTTTTTTTCAAATATTGTTTCATCGGGATCAAAATGATTTTTGAGTGCTTCTTCAGCATTTGTAAAAGAAAATCCGTCTGGAAAATTTTTTATTCCCAAATAAATTGGGGCAAATAAATTCACGCATGGTCTAAAATATGTTAGCCAAACCATTGTACCAATTTCTACCGGCATATTTGGTCTAAGTTGAACAACAAAACTGTATTGAGTAGTTTCACTGCAAATTGTTGAATAATTTTTGTAATGAGGATCACCATTTTTATACATTTCTGATTTATCAAGTTCGCAATTTTCATAATGATCTTTAAGTATTTCCATAATATCTTCAACATCAACTTTCTTAAAAGGATTAAAAGAAAACGGAAACTCTTGATTGATTTTAAATTCTTTTTGTGAAAGTAAATTTATACCACGCCAAATTCTATTGATATTTCCGGGATGATTTATAGAAGTTATAGCTGTATAAGATTTTGCAAAATTAAATTCACTTGATTCTTTCGGGTTGTGCCATCTTCTTTTAACTGCATAACTTATAATATCCGATGAACCTAAATAATTTAACGTATCGGAAAGATTTATATTTTTTATTGTATAGAAATTTGGAATGACCGCAATTTGATCATCCGGAACTCTTTGAGCAATCCAGTGTTTTCCATAAACAGCTGATAAAACCCACGCCTCATTATTATCTGCAATTGTGTAAGTTCTTCCAGAAGAAACATATCCATAATTTTCAATAAGTTGACCGGCAATTCTAACACCATGTTTTGCTGTATTAGCTCTTTCTGCAACTATTCTTCTAAGCCAATATAGAATTCCACCATCCGTTGAATCCGGTTTATCTTCTCGCGAGGGGCAGCCATTTGATGCGACAACAACACCATTATCATTTATAAATCCATCTGCAACTTTCATCCCAGGTAATTCAAGCCAAATGAAGCCATTAGTTTTATTGATTTGTTTTAAAGTTCCACCATTTGCTAAAATAATTTTATCATCATTGTTATGAGTTTTTTCAGAAGTTCTATAAAGATTAACAATTTGTTTACCCCAATCATCTTCATTATGAGCAACAATTACTGATCCATCAATAGATGCATTTTTTCCAACAATTATTGTGAAGCAATCCAATTGTAAATTATTCTGTCCGAATATTTCATATTCAATTGAAAAAATAAATATACTTAACAATAATATATTCTTAATCGCAAAATAAATTTTCATTTTTTCCTAATTTTAATTTCGAACATTAAACATGAATTTTACAAATCATTTTTGAATTCTGATTTTAATTTTTTCAGAAACAGAAGTATTCCCAAAATTATCATAGGCCATGCAATAAATCTCATGTTCACCCAAAGAAGCATTAAACCAAGCCCAATTATATGGCTCAAATGTATTATACCCAATTGATTTATCATTCACGAAAAATTCTACC
The nucleotide sequence above comes from Ignavibacteriota bacterium. Encoded proteins:
- a CDS encoding glycoside hydrolase family 125 protein; its protein translation is MNNKISRRKFIKNTATISGVSILGIGMTSELFAEKKFISHRPKISERKFVSDAVEKTIVEVKKNIADEELAWMFENCFPNTLDTTVKHEIKNGKPDTFVITGDINAMWLRDSSAQVWPYLSLVKNDETLRKLLAGVINRQTKCILIDPYANAFNYSNEGSYWQSDLTDMKPELHERKWEIDSLCYTIRLAHGYWKETNDTSVFDEDWVKAVKLILQTFKEQQRKDNLGPYKFQRVSAVATDTVPLGGYGNPTKPNGMINSSFRPSDDATIYSYLVPSNLFALQSLKQLQEIFSSVITNNQIIEEIKNLKSELEESISKYSVKEHLNYGKIYAFEIDGYGNMLFMDDANIPSLLALPYLGGINHDDEVYQNTRKFILSDDNPYFFKGKFGEGIGGPHVGLNMIWPLAITMRALTSNDEEEIKNCLAILKKTHGGTGFMHETFHKDDPNNFTRAWFAWANTLFGELILTLYKTKPHLLKLNY
- a CDS encoding C69 family dipeptidase: MKIYFAIKNILLLSIFIFSIEYEIFGQNNLQLDCFTIIVGKNASIDGSVIVAHNEDDWGKQIVNLYRTSEKTHNNDDKIILANGGTLKQINKTNGFIWLELPGMKVADGFINDNGVVVASNGCPSREDKPDSTDGGILYWLRRIVAERANTAKHGVRIAGQLIENYGYVSSGRTYTIADNNEAWVLSAVYGKHWIAQRVPDDQIAVIPNFYTIKNINLSDTLNYLGSSDIISYAVKRRWHNPKESSEFNFAKSYTAITSINHPGNINRIWRGINLLSQKEFKINQEFPFSFNPFKKVDVEDIMEILKDHYENCELDKSEMYKNGDPHYKNYSTICSETTQYSFVVQLRPNMPVEIGTMVWLTYFRPCVNLFAPIYLGIKNFPDGFSFTNAEEALKNHFDPDETIFEKKSDHVYWDFVSANEFVGKDFSSNFPKIKNRNNLLQKDIIRKTKIFENEILNKYSKNKEKALKQIEEFSQKNILEIHKNAISILNDLE